TAGGGTATGGGTCTTTATTTTTtagaccctatagggtaagggtagggtatgggcaTATGTTGTTTTTTTTAGGGTAGGGTAAGGGTCTTAATTTTTCACACCCgtaccctacccataccctactCGCGGACCCTTAAGACCCATATCCTACCCATACCCTATATTTAGACCCActtaaattttgttatttttatgtacTTCACTTTTTTGTAGGATCTTGATGATGAAGTAGATGATGATATGAACGATAACTACTACTAAAGTACTGAATGAATGCTTATTTATTAACATTAATGTTGTGTATTTAAGAATGTGGGATTTTGTAATTTATGAGATTCGTACTTTAAAATGTATTGTGTTTAAGGAAAGACAAGGATAATTTTTGAAGACtagctatttatttgttttaaaatgccTTATTAATCGTTGTTcttgtattatttttgcatattacatataattgcatacaaaaaaggaaataaaagttaTAGCTTTACGCGGATCCGCATAAGACCCTAGACCCTACCCATACCATGTCGGACCCACAGGGCTCGGGTAAGGGTGTTATAATTTtagaccctatagggtaagggtagggtatgggtatatGTCAAAAAGTTAGGATCCGGGTCCGGGTATTACTAAACCCTACCCAAACcctacccattgccatccctaggtACGTATCTTTTAATCATAATATGCATAATGGAACGCAACTCGGCAACTGTAACAACTATGCTTAGCTCAAACAACTTCAACTTCAATATAATAAAACCTAAATCCATGAAGGTTTTGATTATTTCGAACTTATACAATTCTTTTTACAACTCTGATCCGATTATTTTCAAGTTATACATTCTTTTAATAACTCGGGTCCAATACCAATTGAATGCATATAACTTGAGTTCCAATGTTATGTTACAACCAAAGGATAACCATTATTAACTCTTTTTGTATCTCATATTTTGAGATTTTCATAAACCTTTATTAACAATTACTGTCAATTgcatgttggttcagtggtgattgagactGAACTTGGTAGGCAGGAtatgtgttcgatcccccgcaacaacaattgggaggtgAATAAAACCTATCCACCCACAACTCTctccgaatccggattagctcTAAGGTTGAACTGGGTGATAACACCTAATTTTTTATTACCAATTATTACATTTTTAGTTATAATATAATTTTTACTTCATTTTATTAGTTTTTAATAATGATGTGCAATGATAAAGAGAAAACATTATGAATCTTGTAAAATGAACTTAACATTAAAATTCTTGAAGCTAGATTCACTGGAGTCGATCTTTGCCCGAATCAAGCTTTAATCGAGCCAATATTGACTATTGAACAACCAAATTCTTGAAACTCAGTTTATTAGGGTAGAATCGTAGATCTTTAACCGAGCCGATATCGACGAGAAATTTCTAAACAATCTCCTTAATTGGCGAAATATGTCAACCAAGTGAaattatcgattttttttttttatcaatgacTACATTTTTTGTTATAATATAATTTTTACTtcattttattagttttaataatGGTGTCCAATGATAAAGAAAAAACATTATGAATCATGTAAAATGAACTTAGCATTAAATTTCTTGAAACTAAATTCATTGGAGTCGATCTTTGCCCGAGTCAAGCTTTAATCGAGCCAATATTGACTATTGAACAACCAAATTATTGAAACTCGGTTTATTAGGGTAGAATGGTAGATCTTTAATTAAGCCGATATCAAAGAGAAATTTCTAAATAATCTCCTTGATTGGCAAAATATGCCAATTAAGTAGCATTATTGTAAATATAATGAAATTATATACAATCTAAAAGTTGCATATAAAATCTACCGAGTAATTGATATTAAACAtttgttttttataaaatacaatgtatatttattatttattattgaatATTCAAACAATATAttttgacaatttatttataaaatatcccTTAATAGTCGATCATCGAGATTGACTTGGCCGAGCTCGATATCGACTATGATTGAGCAACCAAGGTTCAGCGATATCGACTATCGATTCGAGTATCGATTGAGCAACAAAGATCCCCGGTTTGTTGCACCGTTGTGTCGCCATACCAAAAAATACTAGTCTTCCTCCTCCACGTTCCTCaacttctttctttctctctctcctcctacgCAGTTTCCCATGAAACCAGCCCGATTACAGGCCCCTCCTTCAACAAAACTTCAACATTCTTCAACCTCCAAACCCATTATACTAATATTTCCCCAACTTCCGAAGAATCTCCCTATCTCCCTCTTTCTACGCCTTTAACCCCATAAACAACCACCTTAAACTTGcacccttttctctctcctctctttttctGCTGCGATCACACCTTAGAAGCTACGACAACCGCCCTATTTTTTCTGGGTACCCGCCTTTTTCCTCCTTCTCAAGGTATACCATTTCCCCTTTGGTGGCAATCACTAATTTTATTGATCTCCCCTTGAACTTTCAATTTACACATTATTGACATAAATTAGGCCTGATTTAGAGTAATTTTGGTGCTGAATATAAAGGGGTATTTGGCGAATTAGAGGGTTGATTTGTGGGGAGAGAGGAAGGGGTGCTCAGATCTAATTTTGGATCGTCCCTTCCTATGGCAAATAATTGGGTTTTCTCAGGGTTTTTAAAACCCCTTTTTATGTGTGTTGTAGTTTTGCATCTTGGTTGTTTTAATCTATCGTTGGGTTCTTCTGATTCAAAATGCTCAAATGACACCTCTTTAGCCGGTTTTCGGTCCGAATTTGTAATGCTTCAACATCAATTGAGAGGGGTTTTTACCATACTTGATAATTGTTCTTTTAGGGTTAGTGAATTCGATATGCTCCCTGGGTCTGATCATGTGCATTGGTGGGGTGGTTTAGGTGAGAGTTTTGTTAATTTGACGAATGGGTTTATTATTTCGGATGAGAATTTGAATAGGACTTATAGAAATGACAGTTTTGATGTTCATTTGAGGAGTAATGTTAGTTGGGATCAGATTAAAGTAGTTTCTGTTTGGGATTCTCCCACTGCCTCTGATTTTGGGCATGTTGTACTTCATGACTCGGTGAATGGGTCCGAGATTTCAGCCCCCCCAGCACCTGCACCAGTGAGTGATAGTAGTAATAATGCAACAAATGAGAAGAAATGGCGGTATGAACAACCTACGATGTTTGAAAACTGTAAGGTTTTGTCGCCTAAGTATAGGGTTCGGTGGACCTTGAGAGGGGAGGAGAATGTGATTGATATTGGTTTAGAGGCAGTGACTGGGATTCAGAACTACATGGCTTTTGGGTGGGCAAACCCTAAGGCTTCCTCGGGGTACATGCTTCTTGCTGATGTTGCTGTTACAGGATTTACCGAGGAGGGTATGCCATTTGCCGAGGATTACTATATTACAGACTATAGTGAGTGTTCGGTGGATGAGAATCATGTTGCTCGTGGTGTGTGTCCTGATTCATTGTATAATGGGTCTGATTCAGTTAATGATACACATCTAGTTTATGGGCACCGAAAAGATGGTGTATCTTTCATCCGTTACCAGAGACCACTAAAAGCGAGTGATCCAAAGAATGATGTCCCAGTGAATCAAATGGAGAATGTGACTGTAATTTGGGCATTGGGTAGGATAAAGCCACCAGATTACCTCCGACCTTATTCTCTTCCCCAGAATCATGGGGGTCCTCGGTTTGAGACCTACGGATATTTAGTTCTAAATGTTTCAGAGCAAATAAATGATTGTACAGGACCTCTCGATGCAGAGGACAAGGAAGATCAAGATCTTGTGATTGCAGATGCTAATGCGCCGCTTCTTGTTACTTCTGGGATTGGTTTGCATTATCCAAATCCCCCTAATCCCTCAAAGGTGCTCTATATCAACAAGAAAGAGGCTCCACTTCTGAGAGTGGAGAGAGGTGTTCAAGTCAAATTCTCGGTGCAAGCTGGGCATGATGTCCCGTTTTACATAACATCTGACCCGTTAGGTGGAAATGCGACAGAGAGGAACATTTCAGAGACTATATATGCCGGTGGAGCTGAAGTTGAAGGAGTTCCAGCTAGTCCCAAGGAATTAGTTTGGACACCTCACAGGAACACTCCAGATCTTGTTTATTATCAATCAGCATATGAACAGAAAATGGGTTGGAAGGTTCAAGTTGTTGACGGGGGCTTATCAGACATGTATAACAACAGTGTTGTTTTGGATGACCAGCAAGCTAGTTTCTTTTGGACTTTGTCTCAAAACTCGATATCTATTGCAGCCCGTGGCGAGAGAAAAAGTGGTTATCTTGCCATTGGTTTTGGTAGTGAAATGGTGCATAGTTTTGCTTATGTTGGTTGGTTTGACAGTGACGGGAAAGGTCGGGTTGATACCTATTGGATTGATGGCAGAGGTGCCTCCGATGTCCACCCAACAAAGGAGAATCTAACATATGTGAGATGCAAATCTGAGAACGGGGTCATCACTTTGGAGTTTACCCGTCCCCTTAATCCATTATGTCCGAAGAAGGACGAAAGGCCTGAATGCAAAAACATCATAGATCAAACTACCCCTCTGAAAGTCATCTGGGCTGTGGGTGCTAAATGGTCCAGTGACCCCTTGACAGAGAAAAACATGCATTCTGCTCATAGCAGTCGCCCTGTCCGGGTGATGCTTAATCGTGGTTCAGCAGAAGTAGAGCAGGACTTGAGACCGGTGTTAGCCGTTCATGGATTTATGATGTTTCTTGCATGGGGGATTTTGCTTCCTGGTGGGGTACTCACTGCAAGATATCTGAAACATATGAAAGGTGATGGTTGGTACCAAGTTCATGTTTATTTGCAATATTCAGGGTTATCAATTGTGCTGCTTGGATTCCTCTTTGCTGTTGCTGAACTGAAAGGCTTGTTTATTACCTCTTTACACGTGAAACTTGGATTGTCTGCTATAGTTTTGGCCTGTTTTCAACCCATGAATGCATTACTAAGGCCAAAGAAACCATCCAATGGCGAGGCTCCTTCTTTAAAAAGGGTAATATGGGGATACTCTCATGTAATTATCGGAAGATCAGCTATCATTATAGGTATGGCTGCCCTTTTGACAGGAATGAAACATTTAGGAGAGAGGTATGAAGAGGATGTCAGACGGCTTACGTGGGCTCTGATATGCTGGTTTTTGTTTGGTGGAGTGACCATCGTATATTTGGAGTATCGGGAAAAGCAT
This sequence is a window from Spinacia oleracea cultivar Varoflay chromosome 1, BTI_SOV_V1, whole genome shotgun sequence. Protein-coding genes within it:
- the LOC110796317 gene encoding cytochrome b561, DM13 and DOMON domain-containing protein At5g54830, with translation MANNWVFSGFLKPLFMCVVVLHLGCFNLSLGSSDSKCSNDTSLAGFRSEFVMLQHQLRGVFTILDNCSFRVSEFDMLPGSDHVHWWGGLGESFVNLTNGFIISDENLNRTYRNDSFDVHLRSNVSWDQIKVVSVWDSPTASDFGHVVLHDSVNGSEISAPPAPAPVSDSSNNATNEKKWRYEQPTMFENCKVLSPKYRVRWTLRGEENVIDIGLEAVTGIQNYMAFGWANPKASSGYMLLADVAVTGFTEEGMPFAEDYYITDYSECSVDENHVARGVCPDSLYNGSDSVNDTHLVYGHRKDGVSFIRYQRPLKASDPKNDVPVNQMENVTVIWALGRIKPPDYLRPYSLPQNHGGPRFETYGYLVLNVSEQINDCTGPLDAEDKEDQDLVIADANAPLLVTSGIGLHYPNPPNPSKVLYINKKEAPLLRVERGVQVKFSVQAGHDVPFYITSDPLGGNATERNISETIYAGGAEVEGVPASPKELVWTPHRNTPDLVYYQSAYEQKMGWKVQVVDGGLSDMYNNSVVLDDQQASFFWTLSQNSISIAARGERKSGYLAIGFGSEMVHSFAYVGWFDSDGKGRVDTYWIDGRGASDVHPTKENLTYVRCKSENGVITLEFTRPLNPLCPKKDERPECKNIIDQTTPLKVIWAVGAKWSSDPLTEKNMHSAHSSRPVRVMLNRGSAEVEQDLRPVLAVHGFMMFLAWGILLPGGVLTARYLKHMKGDGWYQVHVYLQYSGLSIVLLGFLFAVAELKGLFITSLHVKLGLSAIVLACFQPMNALLRPKKPSNGEAPSLKRVIWGYSHVIIGRSAIIIGMAALLTGMKHLGERYEEDVRRLTWALICWFLFGGVTIVYLEYREKHRGERSSGRGKWVLGNEEDDSADLLSPTGTYAEKEAHLSDRNGMEVQLEPLNR